The proteins below come from a single Vicia villosa cultivar HV-30 ecotype Madison, WI unplaced genomic scaffold, Vvil1.0 ctg.003872F_1_1, whole genome shotgun sequence genomic window:
- the LOC131641600 gene encoding ubiquitin carboxyl-terminal hydrolase 16-like — MRVTVDLGFYSLLFGILVCVVFPVIGLVVRYKWRRSEERAEEIKRLLILAAEESARAEREAAASYHYDDVNSNSNSYQYVAANSHQYVAAKSYRNSAVSASYPEVAANSYRNGDVLVAKSSQCVVCFSPTTNRCARCKAVYYCSGKCQIAHWRQGHKDDCHPPSETRQTDDLVRDISKKVAEPDYRGINDEKSRIESTEVAKPYEKPPLLDRKHSPRTSCEGNDKARVDSLVEENIIDSNSELSCNSFSGFSASTGANESSDDSSVCESIISNDHERSEGHICTDRAFDISGNSSNGNCIGATIPLSPKFAHLVESARPAFGKEESKLASNDSSGLMVQKGGTTEPSKVSSGFWNCTLDLKGTKDDSFGDPLPSHSNVRKNMQNEGFASSENEDLDSSRRADASSIHNLHTVGSNVSNHVVINPRSSLRSTETKLVSRAEDEHLHYSSKSMNNVTHSNAANSSQTTNGSPNSKDGLKTSVVKVIDQFRGSDMTKHFPIDVGSDVAGKYSDKGLFPYDLFVKLYNWNRVDFQPFGLTNCGNSCFANAVLQCLVLTPPLTAYLLQGLHSKSCVNKKWCFTCEFESLILKSKDTKHPLSPIGILSQLQNIGSQLGNGREEDAHEFLRHVVETMQSICVMECGVDASDALKEQTNLVGLTFGGYLRSKIKCMKCGGKSERQERMMDLTVEIEGEIASLEEALRQFTSTETLDGENKYHCARCKSYEKAKKQMAVSEAPNVLTIALKRFRSGKYGKLNKPIRFPEILDLAPFMSGSSDLAIYRLYGVVVHLDTMNAAFSGHYVSYVKNFQNSWFKVDDSVVTPVELQTVLTKGAYILLYARCSPRAPRLIRDMIVSDSKVKVHGKTITTKHKHSSSHSDYAECMTNSVSPYDLPALETIYSKFHHMKSIMEEDSSSDSSSLLSNNSDECSCSTDSTSDSTGTDEFADYIFGNSGRGGGVTSSRGETDSHLYRRRLVSEGCVSHLHHNLSIEHRKLDTSRSSSSFRESDSFERAGSNHFSYVNSGVSYRKARERTD; from the exons ATGCGTGTTACAGTGGATCTAGGGTTTTATTCTTTGCTCTTCGGTATTTTAGTTTGTGTGGTTTTTCCGGTGATTGGATTGGTTGTACGGTATAAGTGGCGGCGGTCGGAGGAGAGGGCGGAGGAGATTAAGCGGCTGTTGATTCTCGCTGCCGAGGAGTCTGCTAGGGCTGAGCGTGAGGCGGCAGCTTCGTATCATTACGACGATGTCAATTCCAATTCCAATTCGTATCAGTATGTTGCTGCGAATTCACATCAGTATGTTGCTGCGAAATCGTATAGAAACAGTGCCGTTTCAGCTTCTTATCCTGAAGTTGCAGCGAATTCGTATCGAAACGGAGATGTTTTGGTTGCCAAGAGCAGTCAATGTGTAGTGTGTTTCTCTCCCACCACTAACCGGTGTGCAAGGTGCAAAGCTGTTTATTATTG TTCTGGTAAGTGCCAAATTGCACATTGGCGTCAAGGTCACAAAGACGATTGCCATCCTCCCAGCGAAACTCGCCAGACTGATGATCTGGTAAGAGATATTAGTAAGAAGGTAGCTGAGCCAGACTATAGAGGAATCAATGACGAGAAGTCTCGGATTGAAAGCACAGAGGTTGCAAAGCCCTATGAGAAACCCCCATTGTTGGATAGAAAACATTCTCCTAGAACCTCATGCGAAGGGAATGATAAGGCAAGAGTCGATTCTCTTGTAGAGGAGAACATCATAGACTCTAATTCTGAATTATCATGCAACTCTTTTTCTGGATTCTCTGCTTCCACTGGTGCTAATGAATCGTCTGATGATTCATCTGTTTGTGAGAGTATCATCTCAAATGATCATGAGCGATCCGAGGGACATATTTGTACTGACCGTGCTTTTGACATCTCTGGCAACTCATCAAATGGTAATTGCATTGGTGCAACCATCCCATTGTCACCAAAGTTTGCTCATTTGGTTGAATCTGCCAGACCTGCTTTTGGTAAAGAGGAGAGTAAGCTCGCATCAAATGATAGTTCTGGTCTGATGGTGCAGAAAGGGGGAACAACGGAGCCTTCTAAAGTGTCTTCTGGATTTTGGAATTGCACTCTTGATTTAAAAGGGACAAAAGATGACTCTTTTGGTGACCCTCTTCCATCTCACTCAAATGTTAGGAAAAATATGCAAAATGAAGGATTCGCATCTTCCGAGAATGAAGATCTTGATTCTTCACGTCGTGCAGATGCCTCAAGCATCCATAACTTGCACACTGTGGGCTCTAATGTATCGAATCATGTTGTGATTAACCCCAGAAGTAGCTTGAGATCTACTGAAACGAAGTTAGTTTCTAGAGCTGAAGATGAGCATTTACATTATAGTTCAAAATCTATGAACAATGTTACCCATTCCAATGCTGCTAATTCGTCTCAGACTACTAACGGTTCTCCAAATTCCAAGGATGGCCTTAAAACATCTGTTGTGAAAGTCATTGATCAGTTTAGGGGATCAGATATGACTAAGCATTTTCCAATAGATGTTGGGAGTGATGTTGCTGGAAAATACAGTGACAAG GGTCTTTTTCCATATGATCTGTTTGTCAAGCTTTATAACTGGAACAGAGTGGATTTCCAACCGTTTGGTCTTACAAATTGTGGAAACAG TTGTTTTGCAAATGCTGTGCTCCAGTGCTTGGTACTTACGCCACCCTTGACTGCATATTTGCTTCAAGGACTACATTCTAAATCAT GTGTGAATAAAAAATGGTGTTTCACTTGTGagtttgaaagtttgattttgaagTCAAAAGACACAAAACATCCTCTCTCGCCTATAGGCATACTCTCTCAACTACAGAATATTGGAAGTCAACTTGGTAATGGAAGAGAAGAAGATGCACATGAATTTCTAAG GCATGTGGTTGAAACAATGCAATCTATCTGTGTTATGGAATGTGGGGTTGATGCATCAGACGCATTAAAAGAGCAAACTAATTTAGTTGGTCTTACATTTGGAGGCTACCTACGATCAAAG ATTAAATGCATGAAATGTGGAGGGAAATCTGAGCGTCAAGAAAGGATGATGGATTTGACTGTTGAGATAGAAGGGGAGATAGCATCCTTGGAGGAGGCACTTCGACAGTTTACAAGCACTGAGACTCTGGATGGAGAAAACAAGTACCACTGTGCCAG ATGTAAATCTTATGAGAAGGCCAAGAAGCAAATGGCAGTTTCAGAGGCACCTAATGTTCTTACAATTGCATTGAAGAGATTTCGG TCTGGAAAATATGGGAAGCTCAATAAGCCAATTCGGTTTCCTGAAATACTTGACTTGGCACCTTTCATGAGTGGGTCTAGTGATTTGGCTATATACCGGCTGTACGGAGTCGTCGTACACTTGGATACCATGAATGCTGCTTTTTCAGGTCACTATGTGTCCTATGTGAAGAATTTCCAAAACAGTTGGTTCAAGGTTGATGACAGTGTG GTGACGCCTGTTGAATTGCAAACAGTCTTAACAAAAGGCGCGTACATACTTTTGTATGCAAG GTGCTCACCTAGGGCCCCAAGATTAATCAGAGACATGATAGTGTCAGATTCAAAAGTCAAAGTCCATGGAAAAACCATCACAACGAAACACAAACATTCATCTTCACATTCTGATTATGCCGAATGCATGACTAATTCAGTCTCTCCATATGATCTACCTGCCTTAGAAACTATCTATTCGAAGTTTCATCACATGAAAAGTATCATGGAAGAAGACTCATCAAGTGATAGTTCATCTCTCCTCAGCAACAATTCTGATGAATGTTCTTGCAGCACCGATAGCACCAGTGATTCAACAGGTACTGACGAGTTTGCGGATTATATTTTTGGTAACTCAGGACGAGGCGGGGGTGTAACTTCCTCAAGAGGGGAGACGGACAGTCATTTGTATAGGAGAAGACTGGTTAGCGAGGGATGTGTTTCGCACTTGCATCATAATTTAAGTATAGAGCATAGGAAGTTAGATACAAGTAGGAGTAGTAGTAGTTTTAGGGAGAGTGATTCTTTTGAGAGAGCAGGATCCAATCATTTTAGTTATGTAAATTCTGGTGTATCATATagaaaggcaagagaaagaactgATTGA